The segment CTCATGCTGCCGCATCCGTAGCACGCTCCTCTTTCGCGCTTGGGCTTGCGGCACTCCCCTGCCACGTGGCCCAAAGAGTTGCAGTTGTAGCAGCGAATGGGTGTTGGCGAGGCTCCAGTGTTTGCCCCTTCAGTTGAACCGTACTTCTTTGGCAGCATGATCTTCTCGAACGCCTTGAGTAGTTGATATGGAGCGCCAAAGCACTGCATGTGGGCTTGCCTACGCAGGCCTACATCTGGGATACCTTCGATGACTCCGTCAATAAACTCCTCGTCGTCAATGACTATGCGGGATGCCAGCGACACTTTGGCGTTGAAGTACATCGAGAACTCCTCGCCACGTGCCCATGAACGGGACTCGAACTTGCGACGGAGCAACAGTTTGCTTTCCTTGGGATGGAAAGTGTCTTCCATGACGTTCAACAATTGATCGATTGGCAGCGACATGTGCTCCGGACTCGAATGCAGCCACACCAATGCTTTGTCCTTAAGCTTCGACATTAGCAGCATTAGTAGCTTCTCATCCTTCATTTTGTTCACTTTTGCGACGGCCTTAAACTGCGCGATCCAAGTTGGGACGTCATCGCTGTTTCCAGAAATGTTGCCATGATATGTTGGCAACATGTCTTTGGCGGCATTTAGCAACATGACGCCAGCGTCATTGCTGGCGGCTGGTGTTGTGTTCTCTCCTCTCCCTTccttctccctctcgctctgcagcttcagcagctcgaTTTGCAGTTTTAACATTTCAACCTCTGCTCGATATTCGCcatggttgttgttgtgcccAGGCGCTTGCGGTGCTTTTTCGTTCTTCTCTTTGCGTTCGCTCTTCGTCGAGTCTTGATCTGCGGCCGCCTCATCTTCCCTCTCGTTCTCGCATGTTTCGGCTGCCGGTGGTCCCTGTCCCCGCAGCTCTACTGGTATTTCGTTAAGTCTCGCTGCCACGGCAgctttgcttccaccttttggTAGATTGAGGGACTCCAGCCATTCGCGCAGCTGGGCGGCCGAGAACTCCTCCGTGCCGACCAAGTCCGACATGTTTTTTTTCAGCGATGGCGTCTTCGACGGACGAGATAATAAAAATTTTCGCTATTTTTCACTGGCGGCGATTGATCGTATCCCACTTCTGAAATTGTAGGCCGTCTAACCCGGGAATTGTAGTGACCAATATCGGTGCGTGAGTGAACTGTataggtataaaaacacaaacccgAACCGTACTTCTTTGGCAGCATGATCTTCTCGAACGCCTTGAGTAGTTGATATGGAGCGCCAAAGCACTGCATGTGGGCTTGCCTCCGCAGGCCTACATCTGGGATACCTTCGATGACTCCGTCAATAAACTCCTCGTCGTCAATGACTATGCGGGATGCCAGCG is part of the Drosophila miranda strain MSH22 chromosome Y unlocalized genomic scaffold, D.miranda_PacBio2.1 Contig_Y1_pilon, whole genome shotgun sequence genome and harbors:
- the LOC117190553 gene encoding uncharacterized protein LOC117190553 produces the protein MSDLVGTEEFSAAQLREWLESLNLPKGGSKAAVAARLNEIPVELRGQGPPAAETCENEREDEAAADQDSTKSERKEKNEKAPQAPGHNNNHGEYRAEVEMLKLQIELLKLQSEREKEGRGENTTPAASNDAGVMLLNAAKDMLPTYHGNISGNSDDVPTWIAQFKAVAKVNKMKDEKLLMLLMSKLKDKALVWLHSSPEHMSLPIDQLLNVMEDTFHPKESKLLLRRKFESRSWARGEEFSMYFNAKVSLASRIVIDDEEFIDGVIEGIPDVGLRRQAHMQCFGAPYQLLKAFEKIMLPKKYGSTEGANTGASPTPIRCYNCNSLGHVAGECRKPKRERGACYGCGSMSHQVSHCDEKKYKIASSTQGAQ